One Anolis carolinensis isolate JA03-04 chromosome 5, rAnoCar3.1.pri, whole genome shotgun sequence DNA segment encodes these proteins:
- the mkrn1 gene encoding E3 ubiquitin-protein ligase makorin-1 isoform X1 produces the protein MAEAAVAPGGGGGCTAAAGEASPSAEAATITTTTTASSLPQAAPAGAGGGGSGGGGSGGWTKQVACRYFMHGVCKEGDNCRYSHDLYTSQSAMVCRYFQRGCCAYGDRCRYEHTKPLKREEVTTVSPSTKTFPSASTDVTPSPGTLEANTGETEVEDRSLAAAGPVAEDWVNAVEFVPGQPYCGRAAPSCTEAPLQGMVIEEEYEKQQTNLEMKKQLCPYAAVGECRYGENCVYIHGDVCDMCGLQVLHPADAAQRSLHIKSCIEAHEKDMELSFAVQRSKDMVCGVCMEVVYEKANPSERRFGILSNCNHTYCLKCIRKWRSAKQFESKIIKSCPECRITSNFVIPSEYWVEEKEEKQKLIQKYKEAMSNKPCRYFDEGRGSCPFGGNCFYKHAYPDGRREEPQRQKVGTSSRYRAPRRNRFWEFIEEREGNDPFENDEDEVVTFELGEMLLMLLAAGGDDDLTDSEDEWDLFHDELEDYYDLDL, from the exons ATGGCGGAGGCTGCGGTGGCCCCCGGTGGTGGTGGCGGCTGCACGGCGGCAGCTGGCGAGGCCTCTCCCTCCGCCGAGGccgccaccatcaccaccaccaccacggccTCCAGCCTCCCTCAGGCAGCGCCCGCCGgagccggaggaggaggaagcggcgGAGGAGGAAGCGGCGGCTGGACGAAGCAGGTCGCCTGCAG ATATTTCATGCATGGTGTTTGCAAGGAGGGAGACAACTGCCGTTACTCTCATGATCTCTACACTAGTCAGTCTGCCATGGTATGCAGGTATTTTCAGCGAGGATGCTGTGCTTACGGAGATCGTTGCAG ATATGAACATACCAAGCCATTGAAAAGGGAAGAAGTGACTACTGTGAGTCCATCTACAAAAACCTTTCCTTCAGCGTCCACAGATGTGACCCCATCTCCTGGAACACTTGAAGCGAACACCGGTGAGACTGAAGTTGAAGACAGAAGCTTGGCCGCTGCAGGACCTGTGGCTGAAGACTGGGTCAATGCAGTGGAGTTTGTTCCTGGGCAGCCATACTGTGGCCGTG CTGCCCCATCCTGCACTGAGGCACCCTTGCAGGGAATGGTCATTGAAGAGGAATATgagaaacaacaaacaaacctGGAGATGAAGAAACAGCTATGTCCCTATGCTGCAGTAGGAGAATGCCGTTATGGAGAAAACTGTGTATATATCCATGGAGATGTGTGTGATATGTGTGGCTTGCAGGTTCTCCATCCCGCTGATGCTGCACAACGATCTCTGCACATAAAG TCTTGCATTGAGGCTCATGAAAAGGACATGGAGCTCTCATTTGCCGTCCAGCGTAGCAAAGACATGGTGTGCGGGGTCTGCATGGAGGTGGTGTATGAGAAAGCCAATCCCAGTGAACGTCGTTTTGGGATCCTTTCTAACTGCAACCACACTTACTGTCTCAAGTGCATCCGCAAATGGAGGAGCGCTAAGCAATTTGAGAGCAAGATTATAAA GTCCTGCCCAGAATGCCGGATCACATCTAACTTTGTCATTCCAAGTGAGTACTgggtggaggagaaggaagagaagcagAAACTCATTCAGAAATACAAGGAGGCAATGAG CAACAAGCCATGCAGGTATTTTGATGAAGGCCGTGGGAGCTGCCCATTTGGAGGGAACTGTTTTTACAAACACGCATATCCCGATGGCCGCCGAGAGGAGCCCCAGAGGCAGAAAGTGGGGACTTCGAGTAGATACAGA GCCCCGCGGAGAAACCGGTTCTGGGAGTTCATTGAAGAGAGGGAGGGCAATGACCCCTTTGAAAACGATGAGGACGAGGTGGTGACCTTTGAGCTGGGCGAGATGCTCCTGATGCTGTTGGCGGCAGGTGGCGATGATGACTTGACAGACTCCGAGGATGAATGGGACTTGTTTCACGATGAGCTGGAAGACTATTACGACTTGGATCTATAG
- the mkrn1 gene encoding E3 ubiquitin-protein ligase makorin-1 isoform X2 — protein MYNILGYLEERPLVKLYEHTKPLKREEVTTVSPSTKTFPSASTDVTPSPGTLEANTGETEVEDRSLAAAGPVAEDWVNAVEFVPGQPYCGRAAPSCTEAPLQGMVIEEEYEKQQTNLEMKKQLCPYAAVGECRYGENCVYIHGDVCDMCGLQVLHPADAAQRSLHIKSCIEAHEKDMELSFAVQRSKDMVCGVCMEVVYEKANPSERRFGILSNCNHTYCLKCIRKWRSAKQFESKIIKSCPECRITSNFVIPSEYWVEEKEEKQKLIQKYKEAMSNKPCRYFDEGRGSCPFGGNCFYKHAYPDGRREEPQRQKVGTSSRYRAPRRNRFWEFIEEREGNDPFENDEDEVVTFELGEMLLMLLAAGGDDDLTDSEDEWDLFHDELEDYYDLDL, from the exons ATGTACAACATACTGGGTTACTTGGAGGAAAGGCCACTTGTAAAATT ATATGAACATACCAAGCCATTGAAAAGGGAAGAAGTGACTACTGTGAGTCCATCTACAAAAACCTTTCCTTCAGCGTCCACAGATGTGACCCCATCTCCTGGAACACTTGAAGCGAACACCGGTGAGACTGAAGTTGAAGACAGAAGCTTGGCCGCTGCAGGACCTGTGGCTGAAGACTGGGTCAATGCAGTGGAGTTTGTTCCTGGGCAGCCATACTGTGGCCGTG CTGCCCCATCCTGCACTGAGGCACCCTTGCAGGGAATGGTCATTGAAGAGGAATATgagaaacaacaaacaaacctGGAGATGAAGAAACAGCTATGTCCCTATGCTGCAGTAGGAGAATGCCGTTATGGAGAAAACTGTGTATATATCCATGGAGATGTGTGTGATATGTGTGGCTTGCAGGTTCTCCATCCCGCTGATGCTGCACAACGATCTCTGCACATAAAG TCTTGCATTGAGGCTCATGAAAAGGACATGGAGCTCTCATTTGCCGTCCAGCGTAGCAAAGACATGGTGTGCGGGGTCTGCATGGAGGTGGTGTATGAGAAAGCCAATCCCAGTGAACGTCGTTTTGGGATCCTTTCTAACTGCAACCACACTTACTGTCTCAAGTGCATCCGCAAATGGAGGAGCGCTAAGCAATTTGAGAGCAAGATTATAAA GTCCTGCCCAGAATGCCGGATCACATCTAACTTTGTCATTCCAAGTGAGTACTgggtggaggagaaggaagagaagcagAAACTCATTCAGAAATACAAGGAGGCAATGAG CAACAAGCCATGCAGGTATTTTGATGAAGGCCGTGGGAGCTGCCCATTTGGAGGGAACTGTTTTTACAAACACGCATATCCCGATGGCCGCCGAGAGGAGCCCCAGAGGCAGAAAGTGGGGACTTCGAGTAGATACAGA GCCCCGCGGAGAAACCGGTTCTGGGAGTTCATTGAAGAGAGGGAGGGCAATGACCCCTTTGAAAACGATGAGGACGAGGTGGTGACCTTTGAGCTGGGCGAGATGCTCCTGATGCTGTTGGCGGCAGGTGGCGATGATGACTTGACAGACTCCGAGGATGAATGGGACTTGTTTCACGATGAGCTGGAAGACTATTACGACTTGGATCTATAG